A genome region from Calliopsis andreniformis isolate RMS-2024a chromosome 2, iyCalAndr_principal, whole genome shotgun sequence includes the following:
- the LOC143184088 gene encoding PP2C-like domain-containing protein CG9801, giving the protein MPSLRKKVAGFMRQLSISNLAGAIENVGQGEQTLRSPRSLTQDFSSGCFITRYLDGLETKQEGPAILHGRNPEELPIRQLGNFQGKKEVLAAHTGPDNGLTTVNSQEKHLSINDIDIDYIDMLEQGEQYRNTSTTMNPTIAGIGGWFSPHETAYGIATTLYEKNPTNNTNNGEPIADCFGIVTRSNSAILALADGVNWGTKASIAARSAVHGSMEYLNKALFCSPIDNEITTTKDVFIALLCSFHAAHSLILQEQGMLTTLTVCVVLPLPNSDSNTDQKKYVACTCNVGDSLAYVYSRKTGVREITRGSHDIHCMRDMRDALGALGPVDGSNPELNNLTLAMTEVEKGDIVFLTSDGISDNFDPVVGKFAILPCHNNVPDSAVKNHTEGRSKTRRKSAENLRHAESGNSNRNKSTLPVVEAYQRHELTLLRMEDLLRRGVSGEGPPCNSAKHLCELLLDFAVRITAAKRRILEDTDLYYAQSKDGQLVQLSKQEQRTRRIRTLDKVSMIPGKLDHATVVACVVGSFDSEYGL; this is encoded by the exons ATGCCAAGTTTACGAAAAAAAGTTGCTGGCTTCATGCGACAATTATCTATCAGCAACTTAGCTGGAGCTATAGAAAATGTAGGTCAAGGAGAGCAAACTTTGCGTAGTCCTAGATCATTAACGCAAGATTTTTCTAGTGGTTGTTTTATTACGCGCTACCTTGATGG TTTAGAGACAAAGCAAGAAGGACCAGCCATATTGCATGGTAGAAATCCAGAAGAACTGCCAATTAGACAACTTGGAAATTTTCAAGGAAAAAAGGAAGTATTAGCTGCCCATACTGGTCCAGATAATGGACTTACTACAGTTAATTCGCAGGAGAAACATTTAAGTATTAATGACATTGACATAGATTATATTGATATGTTAGAACAAGGTGAACAGTATAGAAATA ctTCTACAACAATGAATCCTACAATTGCTGGAATTGGTGGTTGGTTTAGTCCTCATGAAACAGCATATGGAATTGCTACTACATTGTATGAAAAAAATCCTacaaataatacaaataatggGGAGCCAATAGCAGATTGCTTTGGTATTGTAACAAGATCAAACTCTGCTATTTTAGCACTTGCTGATGGTGTTAATTGGG GTACCAAAGCAAGTATTGCAGCTAGATCTGCAGTACACGGAAGTATGGAGTACTTAAACAAAGCTTTATTTTGTTCTCCAATTGATAACGAAATAACAACGACAAAAGATGTTTTTATAGCGCTACTTTGTTCATTCCACGCAGCACATTCATTAATTCTACAAGAGCAAGGAATGCTCACAACATTAACTGTATGTGTTGTTCTTCCACTGCCAAATTCTGATTCTAATACAGATCAGAAAAAATACGTGGCATGTACCTGTAATGTTGGTGACAGTTTAGCTTATGTATATTCAAG GAAAACTGGAGTAAGGGAAATTACGAGGGGTTCTCACGACATTCACTGTATGCGTGACATGCGCGATGCACTTGGAGCTTTAGGTCCTGTGGATGGATCTAATCCTGAATTGAATAATTTAACGCTCGCAATGACGGAAGTTGAGAAGGGCGATATTGTGTTTCTGACAAGCGATGGAATTTCGGACAATTTTGATCCTGTGGTTGGAAAATTTGCTATTTTACCATGCCATAATAATGTACCTGATTCAGCTGTAAAGAACCATACAGAAGGAAGATCGAAAACGCGTCGAAAATCTGCAGAGAACTTGAGACACGCGGAATCTGGCAACAGCAATCGAAATAAATCTACATTGCCTGTAGTTGAAGCGTATCAAAGACATGAACTAACGCTTCTTAGAATGGAGGATTTGTTGAGAAGAGGAGTATCTGGAGAAGGTCCACCTTGTAATAGTGCCAAACATCTTTGCGAGCTTCTTTTGGACTTTGCA GTACGCATAACTGCCGCTAAAAGACGAATATTGGAAGACACAGACTTATATTATGCACAAAGTAAAGATGGCCAATTAGTTCAGCTTTCCAAACAAGAACAGAGAACTCGTCGAATAAGAACATTGGATAAGGTTTCCATGATACCTGGAAAGTTAGATCATGCGACAGTTGTAGCATGCGTAGTTGGATCATTTGATTCAGAATATGGTTTATAA
- the LOC143184062 gene encoding protein zyg-11 homolog B isoform X1 — MFESPRSLLEVCMDFICDNVLGLCEVHLGDTGEHSPTSLGATTCDQQVNSSINSSNTDILGSTIARSPSDGSSSSATRLSFRHPDAFLPAEISERLLSNLCEKKTLSDLTITLFDSKSTRLRHVRLKDASSLSAKGLKVLKQHKVEDLVVNGLKITVNDLISCLGDWSLQNLRSLSVAKGSFMDCSRYCVVVTLSKLRALHTLNVSGTEFNKHGLEIVVEDLPLLESLDISSTKVDDITPLKKCKNRLKTLSMYNLKINESANLISVLLELNELRNLDISDEKDLHALNSVLGPAKPKITDFLKAVRCMPYLASLDLSGKGDIDPKDLKEFIKAHPYLKFLGLVSTDACYDDSLINPKNEDFRPGLVVSGTATESQILEALRRYTCRPFYLEKCLFNLFRLTQNFLKPRVDVIKLVLPGMREHSQEVRVQIPCTACLYNLTKGEFAITIHPSILKQVVELIMIAMESHPTNYRLQMNTLLTLCSDRILQDVAFDKYRCARLVMNSLSTFNEPAMNRMSVAICSILAAKISTVETSMLGAQPQYMSKLLAMVRSKVESKSVDITMKFTLSALWNLTDESATTCKVFLDEGGMELFLKVLESFQGESSVETKVLGLLNNIAEVVHLRPRLMQPRFISMLSMLLDSAHIDVSYFAAGIAAHLLSHGPHAWILPSMPSRDQLLEQLAHTVTHWQTPQGEMVAYRSFQPFFPLLRCSDAYPVQLWAVWAIHHVCTKNPKRYCSMLIREGGVETLKYLESTHTEHTTQPNLQSLCRSILETLELNS, encoded by the exons ATGTTTGAGTCTCCGAGAAGCTTGCTCGAGGTTTGCATGGATTTTATCTGTGACAATGTTTTGGGTTTGTGTGAAGTACACCTTGGTGACACGGGAGAACATTCTCCTACTTCGTTAGGAGCAACTACTTGTG ATCAGCAAGTTAATTCCTCAATAAATAGTAGTAATACAGATATTTTGGGCTCGACAATAGCTAGGTCACCCAGTGATGGATCATCGAGTTCAGCGACAAGACTTAGTTTTAGGCATCCAGATGCTTTTTTACCTGCTGAAATTTCAGAGCGATTATTATCAAACCTATGTGAAAAGAAAACATTATCTGATTTGACTATTACACTATTTGATTCAAAGTCCACTAGATTAAG ACATGTACGGTTAAAAGATGCATCATCATTATCAGCAAAAGGCTTAAAAGTATTAAAGCAACATAAAGTGGAAGACCTGGTAGTAAATGGATTAAAAATAACTGTTAATGACCTGATAAGCTGTTTAGGTGATTGGAGTTTACAAAATCTTAGATCTTTAAGCGTAGCAAAAGGAAGTTTTATGGACTGTTCACG GTACTGTGTAGTAGTAACATTAAGCAAATTGAGGGCACTGCATACATTGaatgtgtcaggaacagagttTAATAAACATGGTCTGGAAATAGTAGTTGAAGACCTTCCCCTTTTAGAGAGTTTAGATATTTCATCTACAAAAGTTGATGATATAACACcattaaaaaaatgtaaaaatcgtTTGAAAACTCTTAGTATGTACAATTTGAAGATAAACGAAAGTGCAAATTTAATCTCAGTATTATTGGAATTAAATGAATTAAGAAATTTAGACATTTCAGATGAAAAAGATTTGCATGCTCTCAACTCTGTGTTGGGGCCTGCAAAACCAAAAATAACAGACTTCCTAAAAGCTGTACGTTGTATGCCATATCTAGCTAGTTTAGACTTATCTG GTAAGGGTGATATAGATCCAAAAGATTTGAAAGAATTTATTAAAGCCCATCCATATTTAAAGTTTTTGGGGCTTGTAAGTACAGATGCTTGTTATGATGACAGTTTAATAAATCCTAAAAATGAAGATTTTAGACCTGGGCTTGTT GTTAGTGGTACAGCAACAGAATCTCAGATTTTGGAAGCTCTCAGAAGGTATACATGCAGGCCATTTTATCTTGAGAAatgtttatttaatttattCCGTTTAACGCAAAACTTTCTTAAACCACGGGTTGATGTTATAAAGTTAGTGTTACCTGGAATGAGAGAACATTCACAGGAAGTTCGTGTACAAATTCCATGTACTGCATGTCTTTATAATCTTACCAAAGGTGAATTTGCCATCACaattcacccttcaatcctaaaacaagTTGTTGAATTAATTATGATAGCCATGGAATCTCATCCAACCAACTATAGACTTCAAATGAACACACTACTGACTCTGTGTAGCGACCGAATTTTACAGGATGTTGCTTTCGACAAATACAG ATGTGCAAGATTGGTAATGAATTCCTTGTCTACTTTTAATGAGCCAGCTATGAATCGCATGTCTGTTGCTATTTGCTCTATATTGGCTGCAAAAATATCAACAGTAGAAACATCTATGCTTGGTGCTCAACCACAATACATGTCTAAATTACTTGCAATGGTTAGGTCTAAGGTTGAGTCTAAATCAGTAGATATAACAATGAAATTTACATTAAGTGCTCTATGGAATTTAACTGATGAAAGTGCTACAACATGTAAAGTCTTTCTGGATGAAGGTGGAATGGAGTTATTTTTGAAAGTACTAGAAAGTTTCCAAGGCGAATCCAGTGTTGAGACTAAAGTATTAGgtttattaaataatatagCAGAG GTTGTTCATTTGAGACCAAGGCTCATGCAACCTAGATTCATCTCTATGCTATCTATGCTGTTGGATTCTGCACACATTGATGTATCTTATTTCGCAGCTGGTATCGCTGCACATTTACTTAGTCATGGACCTCATGCATGGATATTGCCTTCTATGCCAAGTAGAGATCAATTATTAGAGCAATTAGCTCATACTGTGACCCATTGGCAAACACCTCAAGGAGAAATGGTCGCATACAGAAGTTTCCAACCATTTTTTCCGCTTTTACGTTGCTCAGATGCATATCCTGTACAGCTTTGGGCAGTTTGGGCGATACATCATGTATGCACAAAAAATC CAAAACGTTATTGCAGTATGTTAATCAGAGAAGGGGGTGTAGAGACATTGAAATACCTGGAAAGTACACACACAGAACATACAACGCAACCAAACCTACAAAGTTTGTGTCGATCGATCCTTGAAACACTCGAGTTAAATTCTTAA
- the LOC143184062 gene encoding protein zyg-11 homolog B isoform X3: MFESPRSLLEVCMDFICDNVLGLCEVHLGDTGEHSPTSLGATTCDQQVNSSINSSNTDILGSTIARSPSDGSSSSATRLSFRHPDAFLPAEISERLLSNLCEKKTLSDLTITLFDSKSTRLRHVRLKDASSLSAKGLKVLKQHKVEDLVVNGLKITVNDLISCLGDWSLQNLRSLSVAKGSFMDCSRYCVVVTLSKLRALHTLNVSGTEFNKHGLEIVVEDLPLLESLDISSTKVDDITPLKKYISDEKDLHALNSVLGPAKPKITDFLKAVRCMPYLASLDLSGKGDIDPKDLKEFIKAHPYLKFLGLVSTDACYDDSLINPKNEDFRPGLVVSGTATESQILEALRRYTCRPFYLEKCLFNLFRLTQNFLKPRVDVIKLVLPGMREHSQEVRVQIPCTACLYNLTKGEFAITIHPSILKQVVELIMIAMESHPTNYRLQMNTLLTLCSDRILQDVAFDKYRCARLVMNSLSTFNEPAMNRMSVAICSILAAKISTVETSMLGAQPQYMSKLLAMVRSKVESKSVDITMKFTLSALWNLTDESATTCKVFLDEGGMELFLKVLESFQGESSVETKVLGLLNNIAEVVHLRPRLMQPRFISMLSMLLDSAHIDVSYFAAGIAAHLLSHGPHAWILPSMPSRDQLLEQLAHTVTHWQTPQGEMVAYRSFQPFFPLLRCSDAYPVQLWAVWAIHHVCTKNPKRYCSMLIREGGVETLKYLESTHTEHTTQPNLQSLCRSILETLELNS; the protein is encoded by the exons ATGTTTGAGTCTCCGAGAAGCTTGCTCGAGGTTTGCATGGATTTTATCTGTGACAATGTTTTGGGTTTGTGTGAAGTACACCTTGGTGACACGGGAGAACATTCTCCTACTTCGTTAGGAGCAACTACTTGTG ATCAGCAAGTTAATTCCTCAATAAATAGTAGTAATACAGATATTTTGGGCTCGACAATAGCTAGGTCACCCAGTGATGGATCATCGAGTTCAGCGACAAGACTTAGTTTTAGGCATCCAGATGCTTTTTTACCTGCTGAAATTTCAGAGCGATTATTATCAAACCTATGTGAAAAGAAAACATTATCTGATTTGACTATTACACTATTTGATTCAAAGTCCACTAGATTAAG ACATGTACGGTTAAAAGATGCATCATCATTATCAGCAAAAGGCTTAAAAGTATTAAAGCAACATAAAGTGGAAGACCTGGTAGTAAATGGATTAAAAATAACTGTTAATGACCTGATAAGCTGTTTAGGTGATTGGAGTTTACAAAATCTTAGATCTTTAAGCGTAGCAAAAGGAAGTTTTATGGACTGTTCACG GTACTGTGTAGTAGTAACATTAAGCAAATTGAGGGCACTGCATACATTGaatgtgtcaggaacagagttTAATAAACATGGTCTGGAAATAGTAGTTGAAGACCTTCCCCTTTTAGAGAGTTTAGATATTTCATCTACAAAAGTTGATGATATAACACcattaaaaaaat ACATTTCAGATGAAAAAGATTTGCATGCTCTCAACTCTGTGTTGGGGCCTGCAAAACCAAAAATAACAGACTTCCTAAAAGCTGTACGTTGTATGCCATATCTAGCTAGTTTAGACTTATCTG GTAAGGGTGATATAGATCCAAAAGATTTGAAAGAATTTATTAAAGCCCATCCATATTTAAAGTTTTTGGGGCTTGTAAGTACAGATGCTTGTTATGATGACAGTTTAATAAATCCTAAAAATGAAGATTTTAGACCTGGGCTTGTT GTTAGTGGTACAGCAACAGAATCTCAGATTTTGGAAGCTCTCAGAAGGTATACATGCAGGCCATTTTATCTTGAGAAatgtttatttaatttattCCGTTTAACGCAAAACTTTCTTAAACCACGGGTTGATGTTATAAAGTTAGTGTTACCTGGAATGAGAGAACATTCACAGGAAGTTCGTGTACAAATTCCATGTACTGCATGTCTTTATAATCTTACCAAAGGTGAATTTGCCATCACaattcacccttcaatcctaaaacaagTTGTTGAATTAATTATGATAGCCATGGAATCTCATCCAACCAACTATAGACTTCAAATGAACACACTACTGACTCTGTGTAGCGACCGAATTTTACAGGATGTTGCTTTCGACAAATACAG ATGTGCAAGATTGGTAATGAATTCCTTGTCTACTTTTAATGAGCCAGCTATGAATCGCATGTCTGTTGCTATTTGCTCTATATTGGCTGCAAAAATATCAACAGTAGAAACATCTATGCTTGGTGCTCAACCACAATACATGTCTAAATTACTTGCAATGGTTAGGTCTAAGGTTGAGTCTAAATCAGTAGATATAACAATGAAATTTACATTAAGTGCTCTATGGAATTTAACTGATGAAAGTGCTACAACATGTAAAGTCTTTCTGGATGAAGGTGGAATGGAGTTATTTTTGAAAGTACTAGAAAGTTTCCAAGGCGAATCCAGTGTTGAGACTAAAGTATTAGgtttattaaataatatagCAGAG GTTGTTCATTTGAGACCAAGGCTCATGCAACCTAGATTCATCTCTATGCTATCTATGCTGTTGGATTCTGCACACATTGATGTATCTTATTTCGCAGCTGGTATCGCTGCACATTTACTTAGTCATGGACCTCATGCATGGATATTGCCTTCTATGCCAAGTAGAGATCAATTATTAGAGCAATTAGCTCATACTGTGACCCATTGGCAAACACCTCAAGGAGAAATGGTCGCATACAGAAGTTTCCAACCATTTTTTCCGCTTTTACGTTGCTCAGATGCATATCCTGTACAGCTTTGGGCAGTTTGGGCGATACATCATGTATGCACAAAAAATC CAAAACGTTATTGCAGTATGTTAATCAGAGAAGGGGGTGTAGAGACATTGAAATACCTGGAAAGTACACACACAGAACATACAACGCAACCAAACCTACAAAGTTTGTGTCGATCGATCCTTGAAACACTCGAGTTAAATTCTTAA
- the LOC143184062 gene encoding protein zyg-11 homolog B isoform X2 — translation MFESPRSLLEVCMDFICDNVLGLCEVHLGDTGEHSPTSLGATTCARSPSDGSSSSATRLSFRHPDAFLPAEISERLLSNLCEKKTLSDLTITLFDSKSTRLRHVRLKDASSLSAKGLKVLKQHKVEDLVVNGLKITVNDLISCLGDWSLQNLRSLSVAKGSFMDCSRYCVVVTLSKLRALHTLNVSGTEFNKHGLEIVVEDLPLLESLDISSTKVDDITPLKKCKNRLKTLSMYNLKINESANLISVLLELNELRNLDISDEKDLHALNSVLGPAKPKITDFLKAVRCMPYLASLDLSGKGDIDPKDLKEFIKAHPYLKFLGLVSTDACYDDSLINPKNEDFRPGLVVSGTATESQILEALRRYTCRPFYLEKCLFNLFRLTQNFLKPRVDVIKLVLPGMREHSQEVRVQIPCTACLYNLTKGEFAITIHPSILKQVVELIMIAMESHPTNYRLQMNTLLTLCSDRILQDVAFDKYRCARLVMNSLSTFNEPAMNRMSVAICSILAAKISTVETSMLGAQPQYMSKLLAMVRSKVESKSVDITMKFTLSALWNLTDESATTCKVFLDEGGMELFLKVLESFQGESSVETKVLGLLNNIAEVVHLRPRLMQPRFISMLSMLLDSAHIDVSYFAAGIAAHLLSHGPHAWILPSMPSRDQLLEQLAHTVTHWQTPQGEMVAYRSFQPFFPLLRCSDAYPVQLWAVWAIHHVCTKNPKRYCSMLIREGGVETLKYLESTHTEHTTQPNLQSLCRSILETLELNS, via the exons ATGTTTGAGTCTCCGAGAAGCTTGCTCGAGGTTTGCATGGATTTTATCTGTGACAATGTTTTGGGTTTGTGTGAAGTACACCTTGGTGACACGGGAGAACATTCTCCTACTTCGTTAGGAGCAACTACTTGTG CTAGGTCACCCAGTGATGGATCATCGAGTTCAGCGACAAGACTTAGTTTTAGGCATCCAGATGCTTTTTTACCTGCTGAAATTTCAGAGCGATTATTATCAAACCTATGTGAAAAGAAAACATTATCTGATTTGACTATTACACTATTTGATTCAAAGTCCACTAGATTAAG ACATGTACGGTTAAAAGATGCATCATCATTATCAGCAAAAGGCTTAAAAGTATTAAAGCAACATAAAGTGGAAGACCTGGTAGTAAATGGATTAAAAATAACTGTTAATGACCTGATAAGCTGTTTAGGTGATTGGAGTTTACAAAATCTTAGATCTTTAAGCGTAGCAAAAGGAAGTTTTATGGACTGTTCACG GTACTGTGTAGTAGTAACATTAAGCAAATTGAGGGCACTGCATACATTGaatgtgtcaggaacagagttTAATAAACATGGTCTGGAAATAGTAGTTGAAGACCTTCCCCTTTTAGAGAGTTTAGATATTTCATCTACAAAAGTTGATGATATAACACcattaaaaaaatgtaaaaatcgtTTGAAAACTCTTAGTATGTACAATTTGAAGATAAACGAAAGTGCAAATTTAATCTCAGTATTATTGGAATTAAATGAATTAAGAAATTTAGACATTTCAGATGAAAAAGATTTGCATGCTCTCAACTCTGTGTTGGGGCCTGCAAAACCAAAAATAACAGACTTCCTAAAAGCTGTACGTTGTATGCCATATCTAGCTAGTTTAGACTTATCTG GTAAGGGTGATATAGATCCAAAAGATTTGAAAGAATTTATTAAAGCCCATCCATATTTAAAGTTTTTGGGGCTTGTAAGTACAGATGCTTGTTATGATGACAGTTTAATAAATCCTAAAAATGAAGATTTTAGACCTGGGCTTGTT GTTAGTGGTACAGCAACAGAATCTCAGATTTTGGAAGCTCTCAGAAGGTATACATGCAGGCCATTTTATCTTGAGAAatgtttatttaatttattCCGTTTAACGCAAAACTTTCTTAAACCACGGGTTGATGTTATAAAGTTAGTGTTACCTGGAATGAGAGAACATTCACAGGAAGTTCGTGTACAAATTCCATGTACTGCATGTCTTTATAATCTTACCAAAGGTGAATTTGCCATCACaattcacccttcaatcctaaaacaagTTGTTGAATTAATTATGATAGCCATGGAATCTCATCCAACCAACTATAGACTTCAAATGAACACACTACTGACTCTGTGTAGCGACCGAATTTTACAGGATGTTGCTTTCGACAAATACAG ATGTGCAAGATTGGTAATGAATTCCTTGTCTACTTTTAATGAGCCAGCTATGAATCGCATGTCTGTTGCTATTTGCTCTATATTGGCTGCAAAAATATCAACAGTAGAAACATCTATGCTTGGTGCTCAACCACAATACATGTCTAAATTACTTGCAATGGTTAGGTCTAAGGTTGAGTCTAAATCAGTAGATATAACAATGAAATTTACATTAAGTGCTCTATGGAATTTAACTGATGAAAGTGCTACAACATGTAAAGTCTTTCTGGATGAAGGTGGAATGGAGTTATTTTTGAAAGTACTAGAAAGTTTCCAAGGCGAATCCAGTGTTGAGACTAAAGTATTAGgtttattaaataatatagCAGAG GTTGTTCATTTGAGACCAAGGCTCATGCAACCTAGATTCATCTCTATGCTATCTATGCTGTTGGATTCTGCACACATTGATGTATCTTATTTCGCAGCTGGTATCGCTGCACATTTACTTAGTCATGGACCTCATGCATGGATATTGCCTTCTATGCCAAGTAGAGATCAATTATTAGAGCAATTAGCTCATACTGTGACCCATTGGCAAACACCTCAAGGAGAAATGGTCGCATACAGAAGTTTCCAACCATTTTTTCCGCTTTTACGTTGCTCAGATGCATATCCTGTACAGCTTTGGGCAGTTTGGGCGATACATCATGTATGCACAAAAAATC CAAAACGTTATTGCAGTATGTTAATCAGAGAAGGGGGTGTAGAGACATTGAAATACCTGGAAAGTACACACACAGAACATACAACGCAACCAAACCTACAAAGTTTGTGTCGATCGATCCTTGAAACACTCGAGTTAAATTCTTAA
- the Pabp2 gene encoding poly(A) binding protein nuclear 1, translating into MSESDLLATDHIDGLDGLENGQDGDAIMQCDGVKRELNEANIDDPELEAIKARVREMEEEAEKLKQLQSEVDKQMNMGSPPGITSPLNMSLEDKMEVDNRSIYVGNVDYGATAEELEQHFHGCGSVNRVTILCNKFDGHPKGFAYIEFAERDSVQTAMAMDESMFRGRQIKVMPKRTNRPGLSVTNRGPRGARGYRGMARGIIRGSAYFGYRPTRRPRSYRRGYYMPY; encoded by the exons ATGTCTGAATCAGATCTCTTAGCTACTGATCACATTGATGGTCTAGATGGACTTGAAAATGGACAGGATGGAGATGCAATTATGCAGTGTGATGGAGTAAAACGTGAATTAAATGAAGCAAATATTGATGATCCG GAACTAGAGGCAATTAAAGCACGAGTGAGAGAAATGGAAGAAGAAGCCGAAAAATTAAAACAATTACAATCTGAAGTGGACAAACAAATGAACATGGGTAGTCCACCTGGCATAA CAAGTCCATTGAATATGTCACTTGAAGATAAAATGGAGGTTGATAATAGATCCATTTATGTTGGTAAT GTCGATTATGGCGCTACAGCGGAAGAATTAGAACAACATTTCCATGGTTGTGGTAGTGTTAATAGAGTAACTATATTGTGCAATAAATTTGATGGACATCCTAAAGGTTTTGCTTACATTGAATTTGCTGAACGTGATTCTGTacaaactgctatggctatggatgaatcTATGTTCAGGGGACGTCAAATTAAAGTAATGCCTAAAAGAACAAACAGACCAGGACTATCAGTGACAAACAG GGGACCACGGGGAGCGCGGGGTTATCGCGGTATGGCTAGGGGAATTATACGTGGCAGTGCATACTTCGGGTATAGACCAACAAGACGACCTAG GAGTTATAGACGAGGATACTACATGCCCTATTGA
- the LOC143185048 gene encoding magnesium-dependent phosphatase 1 — translation MAETEMCRKPKLIVFDLDYTLWPFWVDTHVTPPFRKKGNEVVDAHGQFIRYYKEVPEVLKKLSEEGYELGVASRTSEIQGAKQLLDLFNWDKYIKYKEIYPGSKVTHFAKIQKASGIDYKDMMFFDDEHRNIVDVSKLSVTCIFVKNGVSHAVVENALKNF, via the exons aTGGCAGAAACTGAAATGTGTCGCAAACCTAAACTGATTGTTTTTGATTTGG ATTATACTTTGTGGCCGTTTTGGGTTGACACTCATGTTACTCCTCCTTTTCGAAA gAAAGGGAATGAAGTAGTTGATGCTCATGGTCAATTTATACGTTATTACAAAGAAGTACCAGaagttttaaaaaaattgtcagAGGAAGGATATGAGCTTGGTGTTGCATCTCGTACTTCGGAGATTCAAGGTGCTAAGCAATTGTTAGATTTATTTAATTGGGACAAGTATATTAAATATAAAGAAATATATCCAGGAAGTAAAGTGACTCACTTTGCTAA GATTCAAAAAGCCTCTGGTATTGACTATAAGGATATGATGTTTTTTGATGATGAACATAGAAACATTGTTGATGTTAGCAAGCTCTCTGTTACTtgtatatttgtaaaaaatGGTGTTTCACATGCAGTTGTAGAAAATGCTTTAAaaaacttttaa